The proteins below are encoded in one region of Alistipes indistinctus YIT 12060:
- a CDS encoding cold-shock protein, which produces MKGTVKWFDSAKGYGFIKTEEGSDIFVHYTGINKDGFRGLEEGQNVEFEVGEGKKGEQAVNVNVIE; this is translated from the coding sequence ATGAAAGGTACAGTAAAATGGTTTGATTCGGCCAAAGGTTATGGCTTCATCAAAACCGAAGAAGGTAGCGACATTTTCGTTCACTACACAGGTATTAACAAAGATGGCTTCCGCGGTTTGGAAGAAGGCCAGAATGTCGAGTTCGAAGTGGGCGAAGGCAAGAAGGGCGAGCAGGCTGTTAACGTTAACGTAATAGAATAA
- a CDS encoding MmcQ/YjbR family DNA-binding protein has protein sequence MDILELREYCLALPLAEETTPFDEMTLVYKVAGKMFLLTDMADFRWINVKCDPDRAVELRDRYAEVKEGYHMNKRHWNTVDMAGNLPEPLIREWILDSYRLVVNSLPRAKRETLLRLLEEDKT, from the coding sequence ATGGACATCCTGGAATTACGTGAATATTGCCTGGCATTGCCGTTGGCTGAAGAGACCACACCGTTCGATGAAATGACGCTGGTGTACAAGGTCGCAGGCAAGATGTTCCTGTTGACGGATATGGCCGATTTTCGCTGGATCAACGTCAAATGCGATCCGGACCGTGCGGTCGAGTTGCGGGACCGTTATGCGGAGGTGAAAGAAGGGTATCACATGAACAAACGCCACTGGAATACAGTGGATATGGCCGGAAACTTACCCGAACCGCTGATTCGGGAGTGGATCCTCGATTCTTATCGGTTGGTGGTGAATTCCCTGCCGCGTGCCAAGCGGGAAACGCTGTTGCGGCTGTTGGAGGAGGACAAAACATAA